One region of Roseovarius faecimaris genomic DNA includes:
- a CDS encoding HlyC/CorC family transporter has translation MEDGSLTLDSAFWMTSGAILGLLILSAYFSGSETALTAASRGKLRARADKGSRGAEQALKITEDNERLIGSVLLGNNLVNILAASLATALFTKLFGESGVALATLVMTLLVLIFAEVLPKTYAITNAETAAARTAPIISVVIRIFAPVVGAVRMLVRGVLRIFGVQTDPDSHILAVREEIAGALYLGHSEGVVEKEDRDRILGALDLGDRAVEEIMLHRSQIEMIDVTDDPEAILAQCLQSNHTRLPVFRDDPDNVIGVVHAKDLLRAMHKLITSFDGTAAEALKNFDVRDVAMKPYFVPETTTLDDQMRQFLRMRSHFALVIDEYGSLQGLITLEDILEEIVGEITDEFDEADEAEMITRAEDNQLLVDGAMTIRDLNRATDWTLPDDAANTVAGLVIHEAQIIPKVGQVFIFHGFRFEVMARQDNRITQLKMRKL, from the coding sequence ATGGAAGACGGCTCACTGACACTTGATAGCGCGTTCTGGATGACCTCGGGCGCGATCCTGGGGCTCCTGATCCTATCGGCCTATTTTTCGGGCTCCGAGACGGCGCTGACGGCCGCCTCGCGCGGCAAGCTGCGCGCCCGGGCCGACAAGGGCTCGCGCGGGGCCGAGCAGGCACTGAAGATCACCGAGGACAATGAGCGCCTGATCGGCTCGGTGCTTCTGGGGAACAACCTTGTCAATATCCTCGCGGCTTCGCTTGCCACGGCCCTCTTCACCAAGCTTTTCGGCGAGAGCGGCGTGGCGCTGGCCACGCTGGTGATGACCCTTCTGGTTCTGATCTTTGCCGAGGTGCTGCCCAAGACCTATGCGATCACCAATGCCGAAACCGCCGCGGCCCGGACCGCGCCGATCATTTCGGTGGTGATCCGCATCTTTGCCCCCGTCGTGGGGGCCGTGCGTATGCTGGTGCGCGGCGTCTTGCGCATCTTCGGGGTGCAGACCGATCCTGACAGCCATATCCTCGCCGTGCGCGAGGAAATCGCCGGCGCGCTCTATCTGGGCCATTCCGAAGGTGTTGTGGAAAAGGAAGACCGCGACAGGATTCTCGGCGCGCTCGATCTTGGCGACCGGGCGGTGGAAGAGATCATGCTCCACCGTTCCCAGATCGAGATGATCGACGTCACCGACGACCCCGAGGCGATCCTTGCCCAATGTCTGCAAAGCAACCACACCCGCCTGCCCGTGTTTCGCGATGATCCGGACAACGTGATCGGTGTTGTGCATGCCAAGGATCTGCTGCGCGCGATGCACAAGCTGATCACCTCGTTCGACGGCACCGCCGCCGAGGCCCTGAAAAACTTCGATGTCCGCGATGTGGCAATGAAGCCTTACTTCGTGCCCGAGACGACCACGCTCGACGATCAGATGCGCCAGTTTCTGCGCATGCGCAGCCATTTTGCGCTGGTGATCGACGAATACGGCTCCTTGCAGGGGCTGATCACACTGGAGGACATCCTCGAAGAGATCGTGGGCGAGATCACCGACGAGTTCGACGAAGCCGATGAGGCCGAGATGATCACCCGTGCCGAGGACAATCAGCTTCTGGTCGACGGCGCCATGACGATCCGCGACCTCAACCGCGCCACCGACTGGACCTTGCCCGACGACGCGGCCAACACCGTGGCGGGGCTTGTCATCCACGAGGCGCAGATCATCCCGAAAGTGGGCCAGGTCTTCATCTTCCACGGCTTCCGCTTCGAGGTGATGGCGCGGCAGGACAACCGGATCACACAACTCAAGATGCGCAAACTCTGA
- a CDS encoding metallophosphoesterase family protein, which produces MKLRDLGESDAALLLFGGPYSNLQALDALFEVAGRLGIPPERMICTGDLVAYCADPAEVVARVRAAGIAVVAGNCEKQLAAYEQTCGCGFEAGSACDLLSAGWYAHADARLGAEERAWMGGLPDVISFGHHGRRMAVIHGGISDVSRFLWPTSPDGDFQEEIDIIQSLVSHTSCIFAGHSGLPFTRRIGEVDWINAGAIGLPPHNGAPQTRYALLQDGRITLHKLEYDHDAAARAMRQAGLTQGYDRALISGYWPSEDVLPPDLRRDALSAMG; this is translated from the coding sequence ATGAAGCTGCGCGATTTGGGCGAGAGTGACGCAGCCCTGCTGCTGTTTGGCGGGCCCTATTCCAATTTGCAGGCGCTGGATGCGCTGTTCGAGGTGGCCGGGCGGCTTGGCATCCCGCCGGAACGGATGATCTGTACGGGCGATCTTGTGGCCTATTGCGCAGATCCCGCCGAGGTGGTGGCGCGCGTCCGGGCCGCGGGCATCGCCGTGGTGGCGGGAAATTGTGAAAAGCAGCTTGCGGCCTATGAACAGACCTGCGGCTGCGGGTTTGAGGCGGGCAGTGCCTGTGATCTGCTCTCTGCCGGGTGGTATGCGCATGCCGATGCCCGTCTCGGCGCTGAGGAGCGGGCGTGGATGGGGGGCTTGCCCGACGTCATCAGCTTTGGGCATCACGGGCGGCGGATGGCGGTGATCCATGGCGGGATCAGCGATGTCAGCCGGTTTTTGTGGCCCACGTCGCCCGACGGCGATTTTCAAGAAGAAATTGATATTATACAATCTCTTGTGTCACATACTTCATGCATTTTCGCGGGGCATTCCGGGCTGCCCTTCACGCGGCGGATCGGAGAGGTTGACTGGATCAATGCCGGGGCCATCGGGCTGCCGCCGCATAATGGGGCGCCGCAGACGCGTTATGCGCTTTTGCAGGACGGGCGGATTACGCTGCACAAGCTGGAGTATGATCATGACGCCGCCGCGCGGGCGATGCGACAGGCCGGTCTGACCCAGGGCTATGACCGCGCGCTGATCAGCGGTTATTGGCCGTCAGAAGATGTGCTGCCGCCCGATCTGCGCCGCGATGCCTTGTCTGCCATGGGGTGA
- a CDS encoding GcvT family protein, translating into MKTHAQAVVIGGGVIGCSILYHLTKLGWSDVMLLERDELTSGSTWHAAANIHGLHDSANISRLQNYTMNLYKELEAETGQSCGVFQPGSLYLAQTEAREHQLRLQAAKAKLYGLQFHEITREEAEEKHPLVNYDGIRCIMWESNGGNVDPSGVTNAYAVGARQRGAEIHRFTPVTGTEQQPDGTWIVRTPKGDITTEWVINAAGLWGREVAALAGIEVPLQPTEHQYFVTEAMPEIEAMDRRLPSVADRDGEYYLRQEGKGLLIGAYEKDMKFWAENGTPLDFAHDLFADDLDRIMENVMRAMDRVPAAAEAGVKRVINGPMIWSPDSNVILGPVPELKNYFMCGGIIPGFSQSAGMGLMVAQWIIEGEMQYDMFPWDVARFGLWANNKEFVKAKVADQYGHRFAIHYPNEEREAGRPLRTRPIYQMQKDMGAVFGLNYGWEHPQWFAGEPGAKDTNGFTRQNWWGPVGEECKMLRERAGIIDISNFAKYRVKGPGAEDWLNAVFANNMPKTVGRSCLTPLISVRGGIAGDATVTRTAEDEFWIVSSGMAERYQKRFYDMVPLPEGTTFESHTEAMCGFNVAGPKSREMLQRMTNASLATEDFPFMRSQMIDLAGVRCLALRVSFTGDLGWELHCATEDQEKLYAALLEVGKEFGAGPVGARALMSMRVEKGYGSWSREYSPEYFPHEVGFGPLCKMQKDFLHKEAAAEQMAKDPREILVLMHIDEAAVTASNADATGGEPIFRDGKGVGRVTSGTYGYTVGMSLALGYVKYGLAAPGDEVEVMVLGQPHKARILHEPPFDPKGEKLRA; encoded by the coding sequence ATGAAGACCCATGCTCAGGCAGTCGTGATCGGCGGTGGCGTTATTGGCTGCTCGATCCTTTACCACCTCACCAAGCTCGGCTGGTCCGACGTGATGCTGCTGGAGCGCGATGAGCTCACCTCGGGCTCCACCTGGCACGCGGCGGCGAATATCCACGGGCTGCATGACAGCGCCAATATCTCGCGGCTGCAAAACTACACGATGAACCTCTACAAAGAGCTGGAGGCCGAGACCGGCCAGAGCTGCGGCGTGTTCCAGCCCGGTTCGCTCTACCTGGCGCAGACCGAAGCGCGGGAACACCAGCTGAGGCTTCAGGCGGCCAAGGCAAAGCTCTATGGTTTGCAGTTTCACGAGATCACGCGCGAAGAGGCCGAGGAAAAGCATCCGCTGGTCAATTACGACGGCATCCGCTGCATCATGTGGGAAAGCAATGGCGGCAACGTGGACCCCTCGGGCGTGACCAATGCCTATGCGGTGGGCGCGCGTCAGCGGGGCGCGGAAATTCACCGCTTCACCCCCGTCACGGGAACCGAACAACAGCCCGACGGCACCTGGATCGTACGCACGCCCAAGGGCGATATCACGACCGAATGGGTGATCAACGCCGCGGGTCTCTGGGGCCGTGAGGTGGCCGCGCTGGCGGGCATCGAAGTGCCGCTGCAACCGACCGAACACCAGTATTTCGTGACCGAAGCCATGCCCGAGATCGAGGCGATGGACCGGCGCTTGCCCTCGGTCGCGGACCGGGACGGCGAATACTACCTGCGCCAGGAGGGCAAGGGCCTTCTGATCGGGGCCTATGAGAAGGACATGAAATTCTGGGCCGAGAATGGCACGCCGCTCGATTTTGCCCATGACCTTTTTGCTGATGATCTTGACCGGATCATGGAAAACGTGATGCGCGCCATGGACCGTGTGCCGGCTGCGGCTGAGGCGGGCGTGAAGCGGGTGATCAACGGCCCGATGATCTGGTCACCGGACAGCAACGTGATCCTGGGCCCCGTGCCGGAGCTGAAGAACTATTTCATGTGCGGCGGGATCATTCCGGGCTTCAGCCAGTCGGCTGGTATGGGCCTGATGGTGGCGCAATGGATCATCGAAGGCGAGATGCAGTATGACATGTTCCCCTGGGATGTGGCGCGCTTCGGCCTTTGGGCCAACAACAAGGAATTCGTCAAGGCCAAGGTGGCCGATCAGTACGGGCATCGCTTTGCCATCCACTACCCCAATGAAGAGCGCGAAGCGGGTCGGCCCCTGCGCACCCGTCCGATCTATCAGATGCAAAAGGACATGGGGGCTGTCTTTGGCCTCAACTACGGCTGGGAGCATCCGCAATGGTTTGCCGGTGAGCCCGGGGCGAAAGACACCAACGGCTTTACCCGGCAGAACTGGTGGGGGCCGGTGGGCGAGGAATGCAAGATGCTGCGCGAACGCGCGGGCATCATCGACATTTCCAACTTCGCCAAATACCGGGTGAAAGGGCCGGGGGCCGAGGACTGGCTCAATGCTGTATTTGCCAACAACATGCCCAAGACCGTGGGCCGGTCGTGTCTGACGCCGCTCATCTCCGTGCGTGGCGGGATCGCGGGGGATGCCACGGTGACGCGCACCGCCGAGGATGAATTCTGGATCGTCAGCTCGGGCATGGCCGAGCGCTATCAGAAACGGTTCTATGACATGGTTCCGCTGCCGGAAGGCACGACATTCGAGAGCCACACCGAAGCGATGTGCGGCTTCAACGTGGCCGGGCCGAAATCGCGCGAGATGCTGCAACGCATGACCAACGCGTCGCTGGCGACCGAGGACTTTCCGTTCATGCGGTCGCAGATGATCGACCTTGCCGGGGTGCGTTGCCTGGCGCTGAGGGTGAGCTTTACCGGCGATCTCGGCTGGGAGCTGCATTGCGCCACCGAAGATCAGGAGAAGCTCTATGCGGCGCTTCTGGAGGTGGGCAAGGAGTTCGGCGCAGGCCCCGTGGGCGCGCGCGCGCTGATGTCGATGCGGGTCGAGAAGGGCTATGGCTCCTGGAGCCGCGAATACAGCCCCGAATACTTCCCGCATGAGGTTGGCTTCGGGCCGCTCTGCAAGATGCAGAAGGACTTCCTGCACAAGGAGGCCGCAGCCGAGCAGATGGCCAAGGACCCGCGTGAAATCCTCGTGCTGATGCATATCGACGAGGCCGCGGTGACGGCGTCGAATGCGGATGCAACCGGCGGTGAGCCAATCTTCAGGGATGGCAAGGGGGTCGGTCGCGTGACCTCGGGCACCTATGGCTACACCGTGGGGATGAGCCTGGCGCTGGGCTATGTGAAATACGGGCTTGCCGCCCCCGGCGATGAGGTCGAGGTGATGGTGCTGGGCCAGCCGCACAAAGCGCGCATCCTGCACGAGCCGCCCTTTGACCCCAAGGGCGAGAAGCTGCGCGCCTGA
- a CDS encoding shikimate kinase: protein MMGAGKTAVGKALALRLGVPFLDSDAEIEEAANMTIAEIFQRDGEAFFRDRETEVIDRLLEGEHGVLSTGGGAFMAERNRDLISRKGISVWLKADLKLLWNRVKHKDTRPLLRTAHPYETLRSLYEARVPVYAEADLAVEAHQSYSIEMMTDKVVNALAARPDVLEAEE, encoded by the coding sequence ATGATGGGGGCGGGGAAAACCGCTGTGGGCAAGGCGCTTGCGCTGCGCCTTGGTGTGCCGTTTCTCGACTCGGATGCCGAGATCGAAGAAGCGGCGAACATGACAATTGCCGAGATATTTCAAAGGGATGGCGAAGCTTTCTTTCGCGACCGGGAAACCGAGGTGATCGACCGGTTGCTGGAGGGAGAGCATGGGGTGCTGTCGACCGGCGGCGGGGCCTTCATGGCCGAGCGGAACCGCGACCTGATCTCGCGCAAGGGGATATCGGTCTGGCTCAAAGCCGATCTAAAGCTTTTATGGAATCGCGTAAAACACAAGGATACCAGACCGTTACTGCGCACAGCTCACCCATATGAGACGCTCAGATCGCTTTATGAGGCGCGGGTGCCGGTCTATGCCGAAGCCGACCTCGCCGTGGAGGCGCATCAGAGTTACTCCATCGAGATGATGACCGACAAAGTCGTTAACGCGCTGGCGGCGCGGCCGGATGTTTTGGAGGCCGAGGAATGA
- a CDS encoding site-specific tyrosine recombinase XerD, with product MSTYWLSSFLEAQAAEQGAAENTLAAYARDLTDFENWVSDQGVDLATATQADVESYMVHCDTQGLAKSTRARRLSAIKQLYRFAFEERLREDNPAIRIKGPGRDQRLPKTLSEADVDRLLEAARASGRNPQDRARNTCLMELLYATGMRVTELVSLPVAAARGDPRMLLIKGKGGKERLVPLSPPAREALSLWLTLRDQAEDTAKARGKPASAFLFPSSGKSGHLTRHRFYMLIKELAVAAGVSPETVTPHRLRHAFATHLLANGADLRAIQTLLGHADVATTEIYTHVLEERLKELVLEHHPMADKASRRRSGGSTSSDGQ from the coding sequence ATGAGCACATATTGGCTCTCCAGTTTTCTCGAAGCCCAGGCCGCCGAGCAAGGGGCTGCCGAAAACACCCTGGCCGCCTATGCCAGAGATCTCACGGATTTTGAAAACTGGGTTTCGGATCAAGGCGTTGACCTGGCAACAGCCACTCAGGCGGATGTCGAATCCTACATGGTCCATTGTGACACTCAGGGCCTTGCCAAATCCACTCGTGCGCGGCGGCTCTCGGCGATCAAGCAGCTATACCGCTTCGCCTTCGAGGAGCGTCTGCGCGAGGATAACCCGGCCATCCGGATCAAGGGCCCGGGCCGCGATCAACGTCTGCCCAAGACCCTGAGCGAGGCCGATGTCGACCGCCTGCTGGAGGCAGCCCGCGCCTCGGGGCGCAACCCACAGGATCGGGCGCGCAACACCTGCCTGATGGAGCTGCTTTATGCCACCGGTATGCGCGTGACCGAGCTGGTCTCGCTGCCTGTGGCGGCAGCCCGTGGGGATCCGCGCATGTTGCTGATCAAGGGCAAGGGCGGCAAGGAGCGGTTGGTGCCGCTCTCTCCGCCTGCCCGTGAGGCGCTGAGCCTGTGGCTGACCCTGCGTGACCAGGCCGAAGATACGGCCAAGGCCAGGGGCAAGCCCGCTTCTGCGTTTCTGTTCCCATCCTCGGGCAAATCAGGCCACCTTACGCGGCACCGTTTTTATATGCTGATCAAGGAGTTGGCCGTTGCGGCCGGTGTCTCGCCCGAGACTGTCACGCCACACCGGTTGCGCCACGCCTTTGCCACGCATCTTTTGGCCAACGGGGCCGACCTGCGCGCGATCCAGACCCTTCTGGGCCATGCCGACGTGGCCACCACCGAGATTTATACACATGTCCTCGAAGAGCGTCTGAAGGAGCTGGTGCTGGAACATCACCCCATGGCAGACAAGGCATCGCGGCGCAGATCGGGCGGCAGCACATCTTCTGACGGCCAATAA
- a CDS encoding GcvT family protein, with protein sequence MQTTTRVAVIGGGVVGCSVLYHLTKLGWSDVMLIERSELTSGSTWHAAGGFHTLNGDTNMAALQGYTIKLYKELEEITGMSCGLHHVGGVTLADNRDRYDMLVAERAKHRYMGLDTHIVGPDEIREIAPVTNIEGIIGALYDPLDGHLDPSGTTHAYAKAARMGGATIETHCKVLETNPRADGTWDVVTEKGTIHAEHVVNAGGLWAREVGAMAGVYLPLHPMEHQYLVTENVPEIEEIVAGGGEHPHVMDPAGESYLRQEGKGLCIGFYEQPCRPWAVDGTPWEFGHELLPDDFDKIEDSIEFAYKRFPALERAGVKSVIHGPFTFAPDGNPLVGPVQGMRNYWSACGVMAGFSQGGGVGLMLAQWMVEGECERDVSAMDVARFGDVITKGYTLPKVIENYQKRFSVAYPNEELPAARPFRTTPMYDIFDRMGAVWGQQYGLEVVNYFAEGDEPRYETPSFRRSNAWEATRREVAAVRGAVGINEVHNFGKYLVTGPGARGWLDRIMAGRIPQPGRISLTPMLSPKGRLIGDFTVSCLSDTAFQLTASYGAQAYHMRWFEQNGEDGVRVENISDRLNGFQIAGPKAREVLQACTRDKVDDMRFMDLRRACLGMVDCLIQRVSYTGDLGYEIYCDPMAQRALWDVLWTEGQKHGMRPFGMRAMMSLRLDRFFGSWLNEFSPDYTPGETGMDRFISWKKNVDFIGRAAAEKERAEGAERQLVSFEVDASDADVHGYEPVWINGEVQGFCTSGGYSHHAEKSIALALIPRALAEAGMRAEIEILGEMRPAVVITEPLFDADGARMRG encoded by the coding sequence ATGCAAACCACCACCCGAGTGGCCGTGATCGGCGGCGGCGTTGTCGGCTGTTCCGTGCTTTATCACCTGACCAAGCTGGGCTGGTCCGACGTCATGCTGATCGAACGGTCCGAGCTGACCTCCGGTTCTACCTGGCACGCGGCGGGGGGGTTTCACACGCTCAACGGCGATACCAACATGGCCGCCCTTCAGGGCTATACGATCAAGCTTTACAAAGAGCTGGAAGAGATCACCGGCATGTCCTGCGGGCTGCACCATGTGGGCGGCGTGACGCTGGCGGATAACCGGGACCGCTATGATATGCTGGTCGCCGAACGCGCCAAGCACCGGTATATGGGGCTGGACACGCATATCGTGGGCCCCGACGAGATCCGCGAGATCGCCCCGGTGACCAATATCGAAGGCATAATCGGCGCGCTTTACGACCCGCTCGATGGTCACCTTGACCCGTCCGGCACCACCCATGCCTATGCCAAGGCCGCGCGCATGGGCGGGGCCACGATCGAAACCCATTGCAAGGTTCTGGAGACCAACCCGCGCGCCGATGGCACCTGGGATGTGGTGACCGAAAAAGGCACCATCCATGCCGAGCATGTGGTCAACGCAGGCGGCCTCTGGGCGCGCGAAGTGGGCGCGATGGCGGGCGTCTACCTGCCGCTGCACCCGATGGAGCATCAGTACCTCGTCACCGAGAATGTGCCCGAGATCGAAGAGATCGTGGCGGGCGGCGGGGAACACCCGCATGTGATGGACCCTGCGGGCGAAAGCTATCTGCGGCAGGAGGGCAAAGGCCTCTGCATCGGGTTCTATGAACAACCCTGTCGGCCCTGGGCCGTCGATGGCACGCCCTGGGAGTTTGGTCACGAGCTTTTGCCGGATGATTTCGACAAGATCGAAGACTCGATTGAGTTTGCTTACAAACGCTTCCCCGCGCTGGAGCGCGCGGGCGTCAAATCGGTCATTCACGGCCCCTTCACCTTTGCGCCTGACGGCAACCCGCTGGTGGGCCCCGTGCAGGGAATGCGCAATTACTGGTCGGCCTGTGGTGTGATGGCAGGGTTCAGCCAGGGCGGCGGCGTGGGCCTGATGCTGGCGCAATGGATGGTCGAGGGCGAATGCGAGCGCGATGTAAGCGCGATGGACGTGGCCCGCTTCGGCGATGTGATCACCAAGGGCTATACCCTGCCGAAAGTGATCGAGAATTATCAGAAGCGGTTCAGCGTCGCCTATCCCAACGAGGAACTGCCCGCCGCGCGCCCGTTCCGCACCACGCCGATGTACGACATCTTTGACCGTATGGGCGCGGTCTGGGGGCAGCAGTACGGGCTCGAGGTGGTCAATTACTTCGCCGAAGGCGACGAGCCGCGCTATGAGACACCCAGCTTCCGCCGTTCCAATGCCTGGGAGGCCACCAGGCGCGAGGTTGCGGCCGTGCGTGGCGCCGTGGGCATCAACGAGGTGCACAACTTTGGTAAATACCTTGTCACCGGCCCGGGCGCGCGCGGCTGGCTGGACCGGATCATGGCGGGGCGTATTCCGCAACCGGGGCGCATTTCGCTGACGCCGATGCTGTCGCCCAAGGGGCGGCTGATCGGCGACTTCACGGTGTCCTGCCTGAGCGACACGGCGTTTCAGCTAACCGCCAGCTACGGCGCGCAGGCCTATCACATGCGCTGGTTCGAGCAGAATGGCGAAGACGGCGTGCGCGTCGAGAACATCTCGGACCGGCTCAACGGGTTCCAGATTGCCGGGCCAAAGGCGCGCGAAGTCCTGCAGGCCTGCACCCGCGACAAGGTGGATGACATGCGTTTCATGGACCTGCGCCGCGCCTGCCTGGGCATGGTGGACTGTCTGATCCAGCGGGTCAGCTATACCGGCGATCTGGGCTATGAGATCTATTGCGATCCGATGGCGCAGCGCGCGCTGTGGGACGTGCTGTGGACCGAAGGGCAAAAACACGGCATGCGCCCGTTTGGCATGCGCGCGATGATGTCACTGCGGCTGGACCGGTTCTTTGGCAGCTGGCTCAATGAGTTCTCGCCGGATTACACTCCGGGCGAGACCGGGATGGACCGGTTCATCAGCTGGAAAAAGAACGTGGATTTCATCGGGCGCGCCGCAGCCGAGAAAGAGCGCGCGGAGGGTGCGGAGCGGCAGCTTGTCAGCTTCGAGGTCGATGCCTCCGACGCCGATGTGCATGGGTATGAGCCGGTCTGGATCAATGGCGAGGTGCAGGGGTTCTGTACCTCGGGGGGCTATTCGCACCATGCGGAGAAGTCGATTGCGCTGGCGTTGATCCCACGGGCGCTGGCAGAGGCCGGGATGCGCGCCGAAATCGAGATCCTCGGAGAGATGCGCCCCGCTGTTGTGATCACCGAGCCGCTCTTTGACGCCGATGGGGCGCGGATGCGTGGCTGA
- a CDS encoding nucleotidyltransferase family protein: protein MKASIASDLVILIPAAGASSRMQGRDKLLEDIDGAPLLRVVAQRALATGAPVVVVLSEGRDARRAALADLDLSFITLPDPAGGMAASIRAGMGAVPDGCAGVMILPADMPELKTEYLEKVARQSSCNPGAVVRAADARGAAGHPVVFPPRLFAALRALPDGEGARGAMAGEEIIPCPLPGAAALTDLDTQDDWAAWRTRQNSTG, encoded by the coding sequence ATGAAAGCGAGCATCGCGTCAGATCTGGTGATCCTCATTCCGGCGGCGGGCGCGTCGTCGCGGATGCAGGGACGCGACAAGCTGTTGGAGGATATCGACGGCGCGCCGCTGCTGCGGGTGGTGGCGCAGCGGGCTCTGGCGACGGGGGCGCCGGTTGTCGTGGTGCTCAGCGAGGGGCGCGATGCGCGGCGGGCGGCGCTGGCTGATCTGGATCTGAGCTTCATCACATTGCCTGACCCTGCGGGCGGGATGGCCGCCTCGATCCGCGCGGGGATGGGTGCCGTGCCCGATGGCTGTGCCGGAGTGATGATCCTTCCCGCAGATATGCCAGAGTTGAAAACCGAATATTTAGAAAAAGTTGCACGCCAATCCTCATGCAATCCCGGCGCCGTGGTCCGCGCGGCGGATGCGCGGGGCGCGGCGGGTCATCCTGTGGTATTTCCGCCCCGCCTGTTTGCGGCCCTGCGCGCATTGCCCGATGGCGAAGGCGCGCGAGGGGCGATGGCGGGCGAAGAGATCATACCCTGCCCCCTGCCCGGCGCGGCGGCGCTGACCGATCTTGACACCCAGGACGACTGGGCCGCCTGGCGCACCCGGCAAAACAGCACAGGCTAA